One Candidatus Methylomirabilis tolerans genomic window carries:
- a CDS encoding type II toxin-antitoxin system RelE/ParE family toxin, whose amino-acid sequence MIQSFRHKGLRRFFESESAAGIQPHHAQRLRMLLVALDTALNIEDMNVPGFRLHPLKGSERGRWSVWVNGNWRVTFAFKDGHAHVLDYEDYH is encoded by the coding sequence ATGATTCAATCGTTCCGACACAAGGGGCTCAGGAGGTTCTTTGAGTCGGAAAGCGCGGCGGGAATACAACCGCACCATGCCCAGCGACTGCGGATGCTGTTAGTGGCTTTGGATACGGCGCTGAATATCGAGGACATGAACGTTCCTGGGTTTCGTTTACACCCTCTGAAGGGATCGGAACGCGGTCGGTGGTCGGTGTGGGTCAACGGGAACTGGCGCGTCACCTTCGCATTCAAAGACGGACACGCCCACGTCTTGGATTATGAGGATTATCACTGA
- a CDS encoding HigA family addiction module antidote protein, whose amino-acid sequence MAMHNPPHPGEFIAQVYLEPNHLSGRELAAKLGVAPSTLHRILVGSSRLSPEMALRLSKALGRSPESWLAMQNNHDLWQAKRRLQLGNVGKVRLTAT is encoded by the coding sequence ATGGCGATGCACAATCCGCCCCATCCCGGGGAGTTCATTGCTCAGGTCTATCTGGAGCCGAATCACCTGAGCGGCCGGGAGCTGGCTGCCAAGCTCGGTGTGGCGCCTTCGACATTGCATCGTATTCTGGTGGGCTCCAGCCGTCTCAGTCCGGAAATGGCACTGCGGCTCTCCAAGGCCCTCGGGCGTTCTCCCGAGAGCTGGCTTGCTATGCAGAACAACCATGATCTTTGGCAAGCGAAGCGGCGTCTACAACTCGGCAATGTTGGTAAAGTACGGCTCACGGCGACCTAA